GTGATTGACCCCTTTTTCTAAATTTGCTATCCCAAAAGCTGGCTTTCCATCGACGATGTGCGTTCTTATACCAAACTCATCATGGCCAAATCCATGCTCTATGCTGATAACCCCGCTAGCAACGCCGTCCGTTACAAACGCCTCGCCAACTTGCGCGCCATAAGGCGTAGTCACTTTGACCTTATCGCCTGAGCGAATGCCCTGCTCGCTCGCCACATCTGGCGCCATCCTTATGAAGTTGCTAGGATGCACAGCTCTTAGCCTTGGGCTAACAAAGGTGTAGAAGTGCTGGATATTTGACTTTCTTGAGCTAACTGTGTATTTCCACTCAGAGCGTGGGAAAAATTTCTCAAGCGGCGTGCCGTCACTCGCGACTGGTAGCATCAGACTTGGCACTCCTGGCATATATTCGCCTGTTATTGAGTGTCTGTGTCCGCCAAGTGGCTCATAGTAGATCGAAGCTGGCGTAGGCGCTGGCACTTTTACGGTTGCTTTATCGCCCTTGTACGCGCTCTCGTAGCTATCATATCTGCCGCCTTTTGCTAGCACGTGCGCTACTTTTGGCTTCTCTTCGTCTTTTAGATAAGGATCAAACTTTGTCATCACTCTTGATATCTTACTAAGCTTTTTGTCCTCGTCGCTTATATCTTTCACGCCCTCGCCGTCAAAGGCTAAATTTGCTAGTGCAGCCGCGTAGTACTGCTCTTTTACGTCAAGGTCCATGAAATTTCCGTCTTTATCTTTGAAGGCATTTTTGCCAAAGCCTTTTAGTCCAAGTCTCTTTGCTACGGCTATATAAAACGCCTCAACGTCGATCACGCCGCCATTTTTATCCTTTGCTTGCTTTGAGCTAACAGCTGGATAGCGCACGACTGAAGTTTTAGCGATCGTTCCCCAAAGAGAGTTTGGAAGAGCCCAGTTTTCTAAATTTACCCCATCTGGCACAATGTAGTCAGCATAGGCGTTTGTCTCGTTCATAAAGGCGTCGATACCCACAAAAAGTGGTAAATTTTTACTATCTTTTAGCGCGTCTAAAACCGCTCTTTCAAGTCCTGCCTGGCCGTAAAGTACGTTTGTCATATAGTTTATGAAAACTTTTACTTTGTATGGATAGCCAGCCTTGTGGCTTGTAAGCGTTTCGTTTACAAGTGGCATAGAGATAGGATACCATGGCTGAGTTGATGGATAGCCGCTGCCTCCAGCTGCCACTTTGCGCTTATACTCAGAGCTTGTTTCGTAGTATTTGCCTGATCTTGATAAATTTAGACCATTTGGCTTATAAGCGCCTTCAAAGTTCTCAAGATCATATCTGCCCTTTAAAAACTCGTGTGTGCCGGCACTTGCATTGACGTTGCCGCCTTTATAGCCGTAAGTGCCCATTAGCGTGTTTAGACAAAGTATCGCAAAAGTAGTCATGCCAGCTTGCGTATGCATCATACCGCCATGCACATTTGTGCTCACCTGTCTGCCGTTTTTGGTGAAATTTTCGCAAAGCCAGATGATATCTTCAACGCTCACACCACAAATTTTTGAGTACTCCTCTAAGCTATGCTTATAGGCTGACTCTTTTAAAAGCTGCATTGAGCTTTTTACCTCGACTTTTTTGCCGTCTATTAAAATTTTACCTTTGTAGTAGAGCTTGGCTGGTTCATTTACCTTGTAGCTTTGTATCTTGCCATCTTGCGAGCAGACCTGCCACTCGTTATTGATAAGTGCAAATTTGCCGTAGTCTTTGTGACCTTTTTCGGTGATGACTAGATGCGTGGCGTTGCACCAGTGTATCTCACCTGCTAGCTTTGCTTGGTCTAAATTTGGCTGGATAAGGTAGTTTGTAGCGTATTTTTCATTTTCTATGATCCAGCGTATCATAGCCATGGCTAGAGCTGAGTCGGTGCCTGGCTTTATCGCTATCCAGCGGCCTTTGTCTGAAGAGGCGTATTTTACAGCGTTTGTAACGCTTGGGTCGACCACTGCGTAGCTAAAGTCATCTCTAGTGCCTCTTGCGTAAGAGAGCATTTTTGCCTGTTTTTGGAAAGGGTTGCCACCATTTGACGGCGAAGTGCCCCAGTAGATAACAAATTTAGAGTTTTCATAGTCTGGTTTTGTGTGTGCAAAGCCCTTTGCGTTGTGTGCGATCTTGCCGCCAACCCTAAAGCCACCACCGCAAATTCCGCCGTGTGAGTAGTGATTGATAGTGCCAAATGACTTTTTGACAAAGCGATCAACGATGTCTGAGCGTCCGTCATATAGGTAAAAGCTTAAAAATTGGTTGCGCTTAGTGCCATACTCTGGATTTTCGCTGTCGATTAGCTCGTCGCTATATATCGCTCTTAGCCCGTCCACGTGCCCCTCACCAAAGAGATCTCCGCCCTCTACGACCTCTTCTACTAGCTGCTCAAAGCTTATGCTCTTCCACTTGCCCTCGCCTCTTTTGCCAACTCTTTTTAGCGGAGTTAGTATCCTTGCAGGCGAGTCTATCATCTCAGGTAATATCACTCCTCTAGCGCAAACCGTGGCTCGCTTTTCATCTTCGCCGCTTAGTGTCGTGGCAAGCAAAGCGTCGTTTATCGATGTGTCAAAATTTGCCCAGTGTACGTTTGAGAGTGGGTGGTATGGGTTGCCGCTACATCTTAAAACGCGATCGTTTTTATCATCTACGTGAAGTCTTATGCCACACTTCGTTGTACAGCCGTGGCACATAGAAAAGACAACGCTATGTCCGTCGTTAAGTGAAATTTTGCCATCTTTTACGCTAAATTCAGGCTCTAGTGAGTTTGACTGCGGTTTGTAGTCGTCTTTTTCGCCATCTGCTAGCACAGCGCTCGCGGTTAGTGTTGAGAGTACGGCTGATCTTTTTAAAAATTCTCTTCTTTGCATTGCTTGTCTCCTTTTACTGTGCTATCTCTTCGCTCCAGCTGATAACCTTTTTATATCCATTATCAAGCTCGAGTTTCTTATCGTTTTTAGCCAAAATTTCGCTAACGCCATGGTAGAACACCTGTGGATTTGTATTTTTAGGGCTATCTATGACCATAGTCTCGTGTGTGGCTAGAAATTTTCTGATATTTGAGTTAGGATCGTTAAGATCGCCTATTATACGGCTACCGCCCACACAGCTCTCTACGCATGCTGGCTGAAGTCCCGCTCTTAGTCTGTGGTCGCAAAAGGTGCATTTATCGGCCTTATAGGTATGCAAGCTAAGATATCTTGCATGATATGGACAGGCCTCCACACAAAGTGCACAGCCTATGCACTCTTTTGTGTCGATCTTTACGATGCCGTTGCTTCTTTGATGGCTTGCTCCTGTTGGACAAACGTCGATACAGGCTGGTTTGTTGCAGTGATTGCAAAGTCTTGGAAGTGACGCAATGACCGCCATTTTACCGCTTTTATCCTTTGCCTCGTACTCAGAGACGATGGTCCTAAAAGCACCTGGCTGAACGTCGTTTTCCAACATACAGCTCATAGTACATGACTGACAGCCAACACATCTTGTTAGATCTATCGCCATGCCGTAGCGAACACCACTACCACTAAAGTCCTTTGGTGCCGCCTTTAGTGCAGTCGTAGCAAAAAATAGTCCTGCAGCTGCGATAAAACTGCGACGAGAGTTTAGGGTCTGTTGCATAAGAAATTCTCCTTTCTTTTTAGAAGTTTTTCTTATTTTAACATAGTAAATTTTTTTTCTAAAGTTTATTTTATCTTTTTGCAAAATGTATTAAATTTTGAGAATTTTTGTAGCACTTTGTAGGTAAAATTTGAAGTTAAATTTAAAGAGAAAAAGATAGAAATTTAGCTTCTATCTTTTTAAATTTATGCTTTGTGGTTTAGCATATAAAGGCGGATGACTTGCTCGGCGGTCATCTTTAAATTTCTAAGGGCATTATCTTTTCGCATGGCTTCTTCAAGACTCATTGGCTCATTTAGTATGCAAAAATAGGCATCTATGCCGTGTTTGTGGCAGTCTTTGGCGCACCTTTGCACGCTTCCAGCAAGCGCGATGACTGGCTTATGATGTCTCTTAGCTAGCTTTGCCACGCCTGTTGGGGTCTTGCCCATGGTGCTTTGAAAGTCCATGCGGCCCTCGCCAGTGATGACAAGATCAGCCTTTTTGATCTCATCTTCAAGTGCTATTGTCTGCGTGATGATCTCGATGCCAGGCTTGAGCTTCGCGCCCAAAAATGCCACAAAAGCAAAGCCAAGTCCGCCAGCTGCACCAGCGCCCTTTTGCGTGTGAAATTTAGTGCCATTTTTCTCTTTTACAAGGCTTGCAAAGTGCTTTAAGCCGTCATCAAGCTGCTTTACCATGCGGCCATTTGCGCCCTTTTGTGGGGCATAGACATATGCAGCGCCCTTTTGTCCGTAAAGTGGGTTATCCACGTCACAGGCGATTAAAAATTCGCACTCTTTTAGCTCTTTTAGCGCCTCATCGTCTGAAAACTCGCAAATTTGAGCCAAATCCTCGCCTTTGCCCTCAAGCAAAGCGCCGTTTTTGTCATAAAATTTAAAGCCAAGAGCGCTTAGCATGCCTGTGCCAGCGTCATTTGTCGCACTTCCGCCGATGCCTATGATAAATTTTCTAGCACCCTTACTAATGGCATCTTTTATCATCTGACCAAAACCAAATGTGCTAGTTTTCATAGGATTTCTCTCATCAGGATTTATAAGAGTAAGTCCTGAAGCGCTTGACATCTCAAGTATGGCGAGGTCGTCTTTTAGGGCATATCTAGCTAAAATTTTAGTGCCAAGCGGGTTTTTTACAATGGTATCTATAAATTTCGCATCAAGCGCGTCAGCCATAGCCTCCACACTGCCCTCGCCGCCGTCAGCGACTGGCTTTACGACGACGTCACAAAAGTCTTCAAGCGCCTCTTTTATAGCAAGGCCCGCCTCAAGTGAGCTTAGCGAGCCTTTTAATGAATCAATCGCAACCAAAATTCTCATAAAAGCACCAAAGATAGTATATAAACGCTGATCATACCAACAACGCCCATGATAAATGTCATCGCTGTTTGTGTGCGATATCCTTGATCTGCGGTCATCTTACTAAAGTTTGTCACTACCCAGAAGTAGCTGTCGTTTGCGTGAGATACGCACATCGCACCTGATGCTATCGCCATGACACAAAGAGCGGCTGAAATTTCACTCGTAAAGCCAAGTGTGTGCATGAGCGAGTTATCGGCGCTAAATGCACCCATGATAGAGGCTGTCGTGATGATAGCCACGGTTGAGCTTCCTTGAGCTGTTTTTAGCACGGCTGAGATGATGAATGGGAAGAAAATTCCTATCGCTTTTATAGTTGAGGCATTTTCTTTTATGAAATTTACAAAGCCAGCCTCAGTGATGACGTTGCCCAAAACGCCGCCAGCTGCGGTGATAAAGAGTATAGGACCAGCGATCTTTAATGATTCGTTTGTTATATGGTCAAATTCTCTCATCTTTTTAGTTTCAGCTAGTAAAAATACGCAAAAGATCACGCCGATAGCTAGAGCGATGATAGGGTTACCTAAAAATAAAAATATCTTTGGCAAGAGCGCAGCTTTATCAAGCATGCCTTGTTTTGCCAAAACATCAACCACAGAGCCAACCGCCATGAAAATGATAGGCATGATGATAGGAGCAAGGCTTAAAAATCCGCTAGGTAATTTGCCAAATTTATTTAAAAGTTCCTCGTAGCTAGCCGTTATCGTAGCGTCAGCCTCTTTATCGCTGATAGTTACGCTTTTAGCGATGCTTTTTGAAAAGAAATAAACAGCTACCAAAACAGGCACCGAAACTACTGTACCCATGATGATAACAAGAAGTAAATTCCCTCCAAGGCCAAGTGTGCCAGCAGCGGCTATCGGGCCAGGAGTTGGTGGGATGAAGACGTGAGAAGCGTATAGGCCGCCACTAAGTGCTACTGACATAGCAACTGGGCTTGCTGAAATTTTCTTATAAAGTGCCTCGCGGATAGAGTTTAAGACGACAAAACCGCTATCGCAAAATACTGGTATGCCTACAACCCAGCCCATTATAAGCATGGCAAGCTCAGGGCGTCTTTGTCCGACTAGCTTTACGACCATGTCAGCTAGCTTTAGCGCAGCTCCAGTTTTTTCAAGCACTGTACCGATGATCGTTCCAAAGATGATGACGATGCCGATGCTCTTAAATGTGCCACTAAAACCAACGCCTATCATCGCTGGGATCTTGGATAGATCGATACCTGCGACGATCGCGAGCACCAAAGATATACTCATAAGTGCCAAAAATGGATGCACCTTGAACTTTGAGATCATAACGATCATAAGGATGATTGCTATAACAAAACAGACAATCAAAGCTATACCGCTCATGAAAACTCCTTTATTGTGAGATTTTGCCAGTGATTTTAGCAAAATTTGCTTATATTTTTTCTAATATTTTTAAGTTTTTCTATTAGTTAAATTTTTTTCGTTATTTATCTAAAATTTACTTAATCTGCCCAAATTTAGCCACTTTATAAGATTAAATTTTTAAGGCTATTTTAAAATAACAAAGCCAAGACCAACCTTGTCGGTGTGCCTATCATAATCAATCAAACTCTCGCCGTATCCTGTAAAATACTGCAAATAGCCATAAACGCCACTTGAAAATATCGGAAACATATATGAAAGCTCGGCCGCACCTTTATTTGTTTTATCAAAATGTAAGTTATTTCTTAGCATTAGGCTAAAAATTTGATCATTTAGCTTGTAACTAAGCCTTAGGTCTCCGTGTCCGATGTAGTTTAAAATTTCTTTATTGTCGTTCTTTTCGCCGATCACACTCCAAACTCTTGGTGAAATGGTTAAATCTCCATAGACAAGATCGCCTTGCACGTAGGCTCTGTTCCAGCTCCTCGAGTTGGTGCCATCTCGTCCGTTTGACTCATGCAAAAGTCCAAATTTTAGGTTTTTCACGCCTATTTGCTCTAGGTATTTTGGAGAGGCGAAATTTAAGAAAATTTCAGGCTGATAGTTTGTCTCACGAAAAGGAGCTGAAGTTTTTGTTATCTGCCACCAAGAAGTTTGCGTATATGCTGCCACAAGGCTCTCTCTAAGACCAAAAACGTCGTAAAATAGCGGCTTTGCAAGGCTTATTTGAAACTTCGTCTCAACGCTCTTTCGTCCGTCATCTGGGACAGTTTTAGCGTAAGTTACTGGCAAAAGATAGTTAAATTTATAAAGCTCGATGCCAAGTGCATTTTGTAAATTTTTATCGCTTTTATCTCTTAAAAGATCAGCCTGCTTTAGCTTCGCATCATTTGGTGTTGGCTCACTTGCTTGCACATTTTGCACCGCTTCTTGCTCGCTTAAAGAGCTTTTGGCTAGCTCTTTATAAATTTGCATCGCACCCTTTATATCGCCACTTTGCTCAAGCTCTTGCGCCCTTTTAAAGTCATCCGTCCTGTTTGCCACCAAAAATGTAAGGCTAAGGCTTAAAAGCAATGTAAATTTACTCATTTTTCATCTTTTCATTTGCTATTTTGTACTCTTCTGGGAAATTTACGTTAAAAAACTGCTCTTTGTCATCAAAATTTACTATCTTGCACTTGCAGTTTTTTCGTAAAAGTCCGATTTTGTGCTCATTTTTTAGATAAAGTTCTTTGGCTAATGGGGCTAAGTTTGGACTAAAAAAACCACAAAGCGAGTGGATATGCTCATCATCACCAGCCACAACCATGTCAAATTCATCTTTAAATTTAGTCAGCTCGCCAAGGCTTACAAGATCAAAAAATGGCATATCAGCTGGGATGATAAAGACGCTATGATCAAAGCTTTTTAGCACGCAGTAGAGCGCTAACATCGGCGAATAATCCTCACTGCTCTCATCTTTTATGAGCTTTAGAGGCGGGTTAAATTTCTCAAATTTAGAGCTTACAAAAACCTCATCAAAAACTTTGCTAAATTTAGCGACCTGATAGTGCGTGAGTGTTTCAAATCCCCCAAATGGCAGCAAGGTCTTGTCCTGACCCATGCGCGAGCTCTTGCCACCTGCTAAAATGACGCAAGTTTGCATCTTTTATC
Above is a window of Campylobacter concisus DNA encoding:
- a CDS encoding molybdopterin dinucleotide binding domain-containing protein; this translates as MQRREFLKRSAVLSTLTASAVLADGEKDDYKPQSNSLEPEFSVKDGKISLNDGHSVVFSMCHGCTTKCGIRLHVDDKNDRVLRCSGNPYHPLSNVHWANFDTSINDALLATTLSGEDEKRATVCARGVILPEMIDSPARILTPLKRVGKRGEGKWKSISFEQLVEEVVEGGDLFGEGHVDGLRAIYSDELIDSENPEYGTKRNQFLSFYLYDGRSDIVDRFVKKSFGTINHYSHGGICGGGFRVGGKIAHNAKGFAHTKPDYENSKFVIYWGTSPSNGGNPFQKQAKMLSYARGTRDDFSYAVVDPSVTNAVKYASSDKGRWIAIKPGTDSALAMAMIRWIIENEKYATNYLIQPNLDQAKLAGEIHWCNATHLVITEKGHKDYGKFALINNEWQVCSQDGKIQSYKVNEPAKLYYKGKILIDGKKVEVKSSMQLLKESAYKHSLEEYSKICGVSVEDIIWLCENFTKNGRQVSTNVHGGMMHTQAGMTTFAILCLNTLMGTYGYKGGNVNASAGTHEFLKGRYDLENFEGAYKPNGLNLSRSGKYYETSSEYKRKVAAGGSGYPSTQPWYPISMPLVNETLTSHKAGYPYKVKVFINYMTNVLYGQAGLERAVLDALKDSKNLPLFVGIDAFMNETNAYADYIVPDGVNLENWALPNSLWGTIAKTSVVRYPAVSSKQAKDKNGGVIDVEAFYIAVAKRLGLKGFGKNAFKDKDGNFMDLDVKEQYYAAALANLAFDGEGVKDISDEDKKLSKISRVMTKFDPYLKDEEKPKVAHVLAKGGRYDSYESAYKGDKATVKVPAPTPASIYYEPLGGHRHSITGEYMPGVPSLMLPVASDGTPLEKFFPRSEWKYTVSSRKSNIQHFYTFVSPRLRAVHPSNFIRMAPDVASEQGIRSGDKVKVTTPYGAQVGEAFVTDGVASGVISIEHGFGHDEFGIRTHIVDGKPAFGIANLEKGVNHNKLGLLDPKRNGEFSLNDWLVGTCARQALPAKIRKIG
- a CDS encoding 4Fe-4S dicluster domain-containing protein codes for the protein MQQTLNSRRSFIAAAGLFFATTALKAAPKDFSGSGVRYGMAIDLTRCVGCQSCTMSCMLENDVQPGAFRTIVSEYEAKDKSGKMAVIASLPRLCNHCNKPACIDVCPTGASHQRSNGIVKIDTKECIGCALCVEACPYHARYLSLHTYKADKCTFCDHRLRAGLQPACVESCVGGSRIIGDLNDPNSNIRKFLATHETMVIDSPKNTNPQVFYHGVSEILAKNDKKLELDNGYKKVISWSEEIAQ
- a CDS encoding glycerate kinase family protein, whose amino-acid sequence is MRILVAIDSLKGSLSSLEAGLAIKEALEDFCDVVVKPVADGGEGSVEAMADALDAKFIDTIVKNPLGTKILARYALKDDLAILEMSSASGLTLINPDERNPMKTSTFGFGQMIKDAISKGARKFIIGIGGSATNDAGTGMLSALGFKFYDKNGALLEGKGEDLAQICEFSDDEALKELKECEFLIACDVDNPLYGQKGAAYVYAPQKGANGRMVKQLDDGLKHFASLVKEKNGTKFHTQKGAGAAGGLGFAFVAFLGAKLKPGIEIITQTIALEDEIKKADLVITGEGRMDFQSTMGKTPTGVAKLAKRHHKPVIALAGSVQRCAKDCHKHGIDAYFCILNEPMSLEEAMRKDNALRNLKMTAEQVIRLYMLNHKA
- a CDS encoding GntP family permease; translated protein: MSGIALIVCFVIAIILMIVMISKFKVHPFLALMSISLVLAIVAGIDLSKIPAMIGVGFSGTFKSIGIVIIFGTIIGTVLEKTGAALKLADMVVKLVGQRRPELAMLIMGWVVGIPVFCDSGFVVLNSIREALYKKISASPVAMSVALSGGLYASHVFIPPTPGPIAAAGTLGLGGNLLLVIIMGTVVSVPVLVAVYFFSKSIAKSVTISDKEADATITASYEELLNKFGKLPSGFLSLAPIIMPIIFMAVGSVVDVLAKQGMLDKAALLPKIFLFLGNPIIALAIGVIFCVFLLAETKKMREFDHITNESLKIAGPILFITAAGGVLGNVITEAGFVNFIKENASTIKAIGIFFPFIISAVLKTAQGSSTVAIITTASIMGAFSADNSLMHTLGFTSEISAALCVMAIASGAMCVSHANDSYFWVVTNFSKMTADQGYRTQTAMTFIMGVVGMISVYILSLVLL
- a CDS encoding phospholipase A; the encoded protein is MSKFTLLLSLSLTFLVANRTDDFKRAQELEQSGDIKGAMQIYKELAKSSLSEQEAVQNVQASEPTPNDAKLKQADLLRDKSDKNLQNALGIELYKFNYLLPVTYAKTVPDDGRKSVETKFQISLAKPLFYDVFGLRESLVAAYTQTSWWQITKTSAPFRETNYQPEIFLNFASPKYLEQIGVKNLKFGLLHESNGRDGTNSRSWNRAYVQGDLVYGDLTISPRVWSVIGEKNDNKEILNYIGHGDLRLSYKLNDQIFSLMLRNNLHFDKTNKGAAELSYMFPIFSSGVYGYLQYFTGYGESLIDYDRHTDKVGLGFVILK
- a CDS encoding molybdenum cofactor guanylyltransferase yields the protein MQTCVILAGGKSSRMGQDKTLLPFGGFETLTHYQVAKFSKVFDEVFVSSKFEKFNPPLKLIKDESSEDYSPMLALYCVLKSFDHSVFIIPADMPFFDLVSLGELTKFKDEFDMVVAGDDEHIHSLCGFFSPNLAPLAKELYLKNEHKIGLLRKNCKCKIVNFDDKEQFFNVNFPEEYKIANEKMKNE